In Cloacibacterium caeni, a single window of DNA contains:
- a CDS encoding HAD family hydrolase, giving the protein MKKLYLFDFDGTLTYKDTMFLYLHFYNEKKYFWNFLKHIPLFILVKLHLANAEKVKKSFISSILKGEREEKINRVSQEFLDKFYPKIIRENALEFIENIDKENTESYLITASLDIWVKPFAEKMGMKFLATEARFENGIFTGHFKTRNNNGKEKVNRIQKEIEGKKYDKIIAFGDTSGDLPMLSLAHESHYRFFH; this is encoded by the coding sequence ATGAAAAAACTATATCTATTTGATTTTGATGGAACACTTACCTACAAAGATACCATGTTTTTGTACTTGCATTTTTATAATGAAAAAAAATATTTCTGGAATTTTCTGAAACATATTCCGCTATTTATTTTGGTAAAATTGCATTTGGCGAATGCAGAAAAAGTGAAGAAAAGTTTCATCAGTTCTATTCTAAAAGGGGAAAGAGAAGAAAAAATCAATAGAGTTTCTCAAGAGTTTCTCGATAAATTTTATCCGAAAATCATCAGAGAAAACGCTTTGGAATTTATAGAAAACATTGACAAAGAAAACACAGAAAGTTACTTAATAACCGCTTCTCTTGATATTTGGGTAAAACCTTTTGCCGAAAAAATGGGAATGAAATTTTTGGCTACAGAAGCCCGTTTCGAAAACGGAATTTTCACAGGACATTTCAAAACTAGAAATAACAACGGCAAAGAAAAAGTAAACCGAATCCAAAAAGAAATAGAAGGCAAAAAGTACGATAAAATCATCGCTTTTGGCGATACTTCTGGAGATTTACCTATGCTTTCTCTCGCACACGAATCTCATTACAGATTTTTTCATTAA